The following coding sequences are from one Thunnus maccoyii chromosome 17, fThuMac1.1, whole genome shotgun sequence window:
- the crnkl1 gene encoding crooked neck-like protein 1, giving the protein MASTAAGKQRIPKVAKVKNKAPAEVQITAEQLLREAKERELELLPPPPKQKITDEEELNDYKLRKRKGFEDNIRKNRTVISNWIKYAQWEESLKEIQRARSIYERALDVDHRNITLWLKYAEMEMKSRQVNHARNIWDRGITILPRVNQFWYKYTYMEEMLGNVAGCRQVFERWMEWEPEEQAWHSYINFELRYKEVDKARTIYERFVIVHPEVKNWIKYARFEEKHGYIAHGRKVYERAVEFFGEEHVDENLFVAFARFEETQKEFERVRVIYKYALDRIPKHQAQELFKNYTMFEKKFGDRRGIEDVIVSKRRFQYEEEVKANPHNYDAWFDYLRLVESDADPDTVREVYERAIANMPPIQEKRHWRRYIYLWINYALYEELEVKDPERTRQVYQACLDLIPHKKFTFAKIWLLYAQFEIRQKNLQGARKVMGTAIGKCPKNKLLKGYIELELQLREFDRCRKLYEKYLEFTPENCTTWIKFAELETILGDVERSRAIFELAIGQPRLDMPEVLWKSYIDFEIEQEEFGNTRNLYKRLLQRTQHVKVWISYAKFELSIEGPDRLQKCRQIYEEANKGMRSCEEKEERLMLLESWRDFEIEFGSDSTRERVRKLLPEKVKKRRKLTAEDGSDAGWEEYYDYIFPEDAANQPNLKLLAMAKMWKRQQVEIEDNNGQENDQTPEATTTSSSPSSAEPAAPLENDSDRNDAAETEPQNTYDDRDDDNNSSSSSSSESDSDDDDGEKKKKSKGSDEEKD; this is encoded by the exons ATGGCTTCGACGGCGGCGGGTAAACAGCGGATACCGAAGGTGGCGAAG gTGAAGAATAAAGCTCCCGCAGAGGTTCAGATCACCGCTGAGCAGCTGCTAAGAGAAGCCAAAGAGAGGGAGCTTGAACTTCTGCCGCCACCCCCGAAACAGAAGATCACCGATGAGGAAGAGCTGAACGATTACAAGCTAAGGAAGAGGAAG gGGTTTGAGGACAACATTAGAAAGAATCGCACCGTCATCAGTAACTGGATTAAATACGCACAATGGGAGGAAAGCCTGAAGGAGATCCAGAG GGCTCGTTCCATTTACGAGCGAGCGCTGGACGTCGACCACCGCAACATCACTCTGTGGCTGAAGTACGCCgagatggagatgaagagcCGCCAGGTGAACCACGCTCGCAACATCTGGGACAGAGGCATCACCATCCTGCCACGAGTCAACCAGTTCTG GTACAAGTACACCTACATGGAGGAAATGCTGGGGAACGTCGCCGGCTGCAGGCAGGTGTTTGAGCGCTGGATGGAGTGGGAGCCTGAAGAACAGGCCTGGCACTCCTACATCAACTTTGAGCTGCGCTACAAGGAAGTGGACAAAGCCCGCACTATTTATGAGCGAT TCGTCATCGTCCACCCGGAAGTGAAGAACTGGATCAAGTACGCTCGTTTCGAAGAGAAGCACGGTTACATCGCTCATGGCAGGAAGGTGTACGAGAGGGCGGTGGAGTTCTTTGGGGAGGAACATGTGGATGAAAACCTCTTTGTGGCCTTCGCCAGGTTTGAAGAGACTCAGAAAGAG TTTGAACGTGTTCGCGTGATCTATAAGTACGCTTTGGACAGAATCCCTAAACACCAGGCGCAGGAGCTCTTCAAGAACTACACGATGTTCGAGAAGAAGTTTGGAGACCGGAGAGGGATCGAGGACGTCATCGTCAGCAAACGAAGGTTCCAGTATGAGGAGGAAGTCAAG GCAAACCCACACAACTACGACGCTTGGTTCGATTATCTGCGCCTGGTGGAGAGCGACGCCGATCCCGACACGGTCAGAGAGGTTTATGAGAGAGCCATCGCCAACATGCCCCCCATCCAAGAGAAGAGACACTGGAGACGATACATCTACCTGTGGATTAACTACGCTCTGTATGAAGAGCTGGAGGTCAAG GATCCTGAGAGAACAAGGCAGGTGTATCAAGCCTGTCTGGATCTCATCCCTCACAAAAAG ttCACTTTTGCTAAGATTTGGCTGCTTTATGCTCAGTTTGAGATCCGACAGAAGAACCTGCAGGGAGCCAGAAAGGTCATG GGAACAGCGATCGGTAAATGCCCGAAGAACAAACTGCTGAAGGGCTACATCGAGCTGGAGCTGCAGCTCCGTGAGTTCGACCGCTGCAGGAAGCTGTACGAGAAATACCTGGAGTTCACTCCGGAGAACTGCACCACCTGGATCAAGTTCGCAGAGCTGGAGACCATCCTGGGAGACGTCGAAAGATCTCGTGCCATCTTCGAACTCGCCATCGGACAGCCGCGGCTGGACATGCCAGAG GTGCTGTGGAAGTCCTACATCGACTTTGAGATTGAGCAGGAGGAGTTTGGAAACACGAGGAACCTTTACAAGAGGCTGCTGCAGCGCACCCAGCATGTCAAG GTTTGGATCAGCTACGCCAAGTTCGAGCTGTCGATCGAAGGTCCCGACAGGCTGCAGAAGTGCCGACAGATCTACGAGGAGGCCAACAAGGGCATGAGGAGCTgcgaggagaaggaggagaggctGATGCTGCTCGAGTCCTGGAGGGACTTCGAGATCGAGTTTGGCTCCGACAGCACCAGAGAGAGAGTCAGGAAGCTGCTGCCTGAGaaggtgaagaagaggaggaagctgACGGCCGAGGACGGG TCGGACGCAGGCTGGGAGGAGTACTACGACTACATCTTCCCCGAAGACGCCGCCAACCAACCCAACCTCAAGCTGCTGGCCATGGCCAAGATGTGGAAGAGGCAGCAGGTGGAGATCGAGGACAACAACGGTCAGGAAAACGATCAAACACCCGAAGCGACGACGACATCATCATCGCCGTCCTCTGCCGAACCCGCGGCGCCGCTGGAGAACGACTCCGACAGAAACGACGCCGCTGAAACAGAACCGCAGAACACGTACGACGACCGAGACGACGACAAcaacagcagctccagcagcagcagcgagagtgacagtgatgatgatgatggagagaagaaaaagaagagcaaGGGCAGTGATGAGGAGAAAGATTAG
- the naa20 gene encoding N-alpha-acetyltransferase 20, producing MTTLRPFTCDDLFKFNNINLDPLTETYGIPFYLQYLAHWPEYFIVAEAPGGELMGYIMGKAEGSVAREEWHGHVTALSVAPEFRRLGLAAKLMEMLEEISERKGGFFVDLFVRVSNQVAVNMYKRLGYSVYRTVIEYYSASNGEPDEDAYDMRKALSRDTEKKSIIPLPHPVRPEDIE from the exons ATGACAACGTTAAGACCGTTTACCTGCGATGATCTGTTTAAATTCAACAATAT CAACTTGGACCCTTTGACAGAAACT TATGGGATCCCGTTTTACCTCCAGTACCTGGCTCACTGGCCGGAGTATTTCATCGTTGCTGAGGCTCCTGGAGGTGAACTGATGGGCTACA TCATGGGGAAGGCGGAGGGATCCGTGGCTCGGGAGGAGTGGCACGGTCACGTCACCGCTCTGTCCGTCGCCCCGGAGTTCAGAAGACTCGGACTCGCTGCCAAACTCATGGAGATGTTGGAGGAGATCTCAGAGAG GAAGGGAGGTTTCTTCGTGGATCTCTTCGTACGAGTCTCTAACCAGGTGGCGGTGAACATGTACAAACGTCTGGGCTACAGCGTCTACAGGACGGTGATAGAATATTACTCCGCCAGCAACGGAGAGCCAGATGAAGACGCCTACG ACATGAGGAAAGCTCTgtccagagacacagagaagaagtCCATCATCCCGCTGCCGCATCCTGTCAGACCAGAAGACATCGAATAA